From Streptomyces durmitorensis, a single genomic window includes:
- the ruvX gene encoding Holliday junction resolvase RuvX gives MRRGRRLAIDVGDARIGVASCDPDGIIATPVETVPGRDVPAAQRRLKQLVDEYEPIEIVVGLPRSLNGGEGPAAAKVRAFTQDLARLVAPISVRLVDERMTTVTASQGLRASGVKSKKGRSVIDQAAAVIILQQALESERASGKAPGEGVEVVI, from the coding sequence ATGCGCAGGGGCCGGCGCCTGGCCATCGACGTCGGTGACGCCCGGATCGGGGTCGCCTCGTGCGACCCCGACGGGATCATCGCCACTCCGGTGGAGACGGTGCCGGGACGTGATGTCCCGGCCGCCCAGCGCAGGTTGAAGCAGCTTGTCGACGAGTACGAACCGATCGAGATCGTCGTCGGCCTCCCTCGCTCCCTCAACGGGGGCGAGGGGCCCGCGGCCGCCAAGGTCCGTGCGTTCACACAGGACCTCGCCCGCTTGGTCGCCCCCATTTCGGTGAGGCTCGTGGACGAGAGGATGACCACAGTGACGGCCAGTCAGGGGCTGCGCGCCTCGGGCGTGAAGTCCAAAAAGGGCAGGTCTGTCATCGATCAGGCGGCGGCCGTCATCATCCTGCAGCAGGCACTGGAGTCCGAACGGGCGTCAGGTAAAGCTCCGGGC
- the rpsD gene encoding 30S ribosomal protein S4, translating into MPNQSRPKVKKSRALGIALTPKAVKYFEARPYPPGEHGRGRKQNSDYKVRLLEKQRLRAQYDISEKQMARAYDRAKKAEGKTGEALVIELERRLDALILRSGIARTIYQARQMVSHGHIEVNGGKVDKPSFRVRPDDVVMVRERSREKPLFVVSREGGFAPDGEIPRYLQVNLKALAFRLDRDPNRKEIPVICDEQLVVEYYAR; encoded by the coding sequence ATGCCGAACCAGTCCCGCCCCAAGGTCAAGAAGTCGCGTGCCCTCGGCATCGCGCTGACCCCGAAGGCCGTCAAGTACTTCGAGGCCCGCCCCTACCCGCCGGGCGAGCACGGCCGTGGGCGCAAGCAGAACTCGGACTACAAGGTCCGTCTGCTCGAGAAGCAGCGTCTGCGCGCGCAGTACGACATCAGCGAGAAGCAGATGGCCCGTGCCTACGACCGCGCCAAGAAGGCCGAAGGCAAGACCGGCGAGGCCCTGGTCATCGAGCTCGAGCGCCGTCTCGACGCCCTGATCCTTCGTTCGGGCATCGCCCGCACGATCTACCAGGCCCGTCAGATGGTCAGCCACGGCCACATCGAGGTCAACGGCGGCAAGGTCGACAAGCCGTCGTTCCGCGTCCGTCCCGACGACGTCGTGATGGTCCGCGAGCGCAGCCGTGAGAAGCCGCTGTTCGTGGTCTCGCGTGAGGGTGGCTTCGCCCCCGACGGCGAGATCCCGCGTTACCTCCAGGTGAACCTGAAGGCCCTGGCCTTCCGTCTGGACCGTGACCCGAACCGCAAGGAGATCCCCGTGATCTGCGACGAGCAGCTCGTCGTCGAGTACTACGCCCGCTGA
- a CDS encoding ATP-binding protein — protein MRRDQGTGSGRHDSPARPPRPGNLPLELNAFVGRTGELADLAAALEAGRLVTVTGVGGVGKSRLAVRAASDAAPPDGAWLVELAAVRDPDLVEHAVADALRLTDHTHRTPRKVLLDHLAEREVLLVVDGFEHLVEACASLVGELLHRSPGLRVLAVGRRPLDTCGERIFPLAPLPAPDAAALFADRAAAGLPGFVLDEENEADVAELCRRLDGIPLAVELAAGRLRALSPAQLLSRLDDRFALLTGARRDVPPRHQTLRTAIGWSHELCTAGERLLWSRLSVFCGPFDLEAAEYICSGDGLHADDVLDVLSELLAQSVVTREEGPTGVRYRMLDTVRAYGADWLEATGDAARMRRRHRDWYMGLATHCELDWFSPRQAHVAELVDCELPNLRGALEYCLSEPDETHLGQYLAGSLWFYWVGCGRLAEGRHWLDRALELDGDHDESRLKALWVLGYVAVLQGDTVAALAALHECKDEAERTGSAIATAYAVHRIGCLALLADDMERAETLLRSALAQYREIGELNSNVLMGQVELAMALAFRGELADAVELCEDVRQVCEDHGERWTLAYALYVLGFAAWTRGEAATARELVMRCLALDHAFNDLLGTVLAIELLALFTAVEGDPAEAAVLQGAASRIWPSVGLPLFGSGNFGGPHELCEAQAREQLGDARYEECVAAGTRLTPDAAVSRALGAGRRTNARTRRPLHHEGRASDGLKQGELRPGQRA, from the coding sequence ATGCGACGCGATCAGGGCACCGGTAGCGGTCGGCACGACTCCCCCGCCCGCCCGCCGAGACCCGGCAACCTCCCCCTGGAGCTCAACGCGTTCGTCGGACGCACCGGCGAACTCGCCGATCTCGCCGCCGCGTTGGAGGCCGGACGTCTGGTCACGGTGACCGGCGTCGGCGGCGTGGGGAAGTCACGCCTCGCCGTCCGGGCCGCCTCCGACGCCGCGCCGCCGGACGGCGCCTGGCTGGTGGAGCTCGCCGCGGTCCGGGACCCCGATCTCGTGGAGCACGCCGTCGCCGACGCGCTGCGTCTGACCGATCACACGCATCGCACGCCGCGCAAGGTACTGCTCGACCATCTCGCGGAGCGGGAAGTCCTCCTCGTCGTCGACGGGTTCGAGCACCTGGTGGAGGCGTGCGCCTCGCTGGTGGGAGAGCTGCTGCACCGCTCCCCCGGCCTGCGGGTGCTCGCGGTGGGGCGCAGGCCGCTCGACACCTGCGGCGAGCGGATCTTCCCGCTCGCGCCGCTGCCCGCGCCGGACGCCGCCGCGCTGTTCGCCGACCGTGCGGCGGCCGGGCTTCCCGGGTTCGTCCTGGACGAGGAGAACGAAGCCGACGTGGCGGAGCTGTGCCGCCGTCTGGACGGGATTCCGCTGGCCGTCGAGCTGGCGGCGGGTCGGCTGCGGGCACTCTCGCCCGCGCAGCTGCTCTCCCGGCTCGACGACCGGTTCGCGCTGCTCACCGGAGCCCGGCGTGACGTTCCGCCTCGGCATCAGACCCTGCGTACGGCCATCGGCTGGAGCCACGAGCTGTGCACGGCGGGCGAGCGCCTGCTGTGGTCGCGGCTCTCGGTGTTCTGCGGGCCCTTCGACCTGGAGGCGGCCGAGTACATCTGCAGCGGCGACGGCCTGCACGCCGACGACGTCCTCGACGTACTGAGTGAGCTGCTCGCGCAGTCCGTCGTGACCCGCGAGGAGGGACCGACGGGCGTCCGGTACCGCATGCTCGACACGGTCAGGGCGTACGGCGCCGACTGGCTCGAGGCGACCGGCGACGCGGCGCGGATGCGGCGCAGGCACCGCGACTGGTACATGGGGCTCGCCACCCACTGCGAGCTGGACTGGTTCTCACCGCGCCAGGCGCACGTCGCCGAACTCGTCGACTGCGAACTGCCCAATCTGCGGGGCGCGTTGGAGTACTGCCTGTCGGAGCCGGACGAGACGCATCTGGGCCAGTACCTGGCGGGCAGCCTGTGGTTCTACTGGGTCGGCTGCGGGCGGCTCGCGGAGGGGCGGCACTGGCTCGACCGCGCCCTTGAGCTGGACGGCGACCACGACGAATCGCGTCTCAAGGCGCTGTGGGTCCTTGGCTACGTAGCGGTCCTTCAGGGCGACACGGTCGCCGCGCTCGCCGCGCTGCACGAGTGCAAGGACGAGGCGGAACGTACCGGCAGCGCCATCGCGACCGCGTACGCGGTCCATCGCATCGGCTGCCTCGCGCTCCTCGCCGACGACATGGAGCGTGCCGAAACCTTGCTGCGCTCGGCCCTCGCTCAGTACCGCGAGATCGGCGAGCTCAACAGCAACGTCCTGATGGGCCAGGTCGAGCTGGCGATGGCCCTCGCCTTCCGCGGCGAGCTCGCCGACGCGGTGGAGCTCTGCGAGGACGTACGCCAGGTCTGCGAGGACCACGGCGAGCGCTGGACCCTCGCGTACGCCCTCTATGTCCTCGGCTTCGCGGCCTGGACGCGCGGCGAGGCCGCGACGGCCCGTGAGCTGGTCATGCGGTGCCTGGCCCTGGACCACGCCTTCAACGATCTGCTCGGCACGGTGCTCGCGATCGAGCTGCTCGCCCTGTTCACCGCGGTGGAGGGCGACCCGGCAGAGGCCGCGGTCCTGCAGGGCGCCGCGTCCCGCATCTGGCCTTCGGTGGGCCTTCCGCTGTTCGGCTCGGGGAACTTCGGCGGGCCGCACGAACTGTGCGAGGCACAGGCCCGCGAACAGCTGGGCGACGCGCGGTACGAGGAGTGCGTGGCCGCCGGGACCCGTCTCACCCCGGACGCCGCGGTCTCCCGGGCCCTGGGCGCGGGCCGGAGGACCAACGCAAGAACCCGCCGCCCGCTCCACCACGAGGGCAGGGCGAGCGACGGGCTGAAGCAGGGAGAGCTACGTCCGGGTCAGCGGGCGTAG
- a CDS encoding HNH endonuclease family protein, whose protein sequence is MGTAAGPRAGATLLAAAALAAACTPPQLERAASRHTATRSPAQTATRQPTPEPSPTAALASPGFPPTAARARDQLAGLTVARGKNWQTYKRSEFGVGWSDDTDAPGGRNGCDTRDDVLRRDLRNLREGDRNPCVVLSGVLHDPYTGKDLPYSYRRASQIQTDHVVALGAAWRAGAWAWTARKRLTYANDLDVLLAADKATNYTKSSQTPDKWKPPRKEYWCEYGRRWTGIKAKYRLTVTAPEKLALQDLLATC, encoded by the coding sequence ATGGGCACAGCAGCCGGGCCGCGCGCGGGGGCCACCCTGCTCGCCGCCGCCGCCCTCGCCGCGGCCTGCACGCCGCCGCAGCTGGAGCGCGCCGCCTCCCGCCACACGGCCACCAGGTCCCCGGCTCAGACGGCAACACGGCAGCCCACGCCCGAGCCGTCCCCCACGGCCGCCCTCGCGAGCCCCGGCTTCCCGCCCACCGCCGCGCGGGCCCGGGACCAGCTCGCCGGCCTCACCGTCGCCCGGGGCAAGAACTGGCAGACGTACAAGCGCTCCGAGTTCGGCGTCGGCTGGTCCGACGACACTGACGCCCCCGGCGGCCGCAACGGCTGCGACACCCGCGACGACGTCCTGCGGCGCGACCTGAGGAACCTGCGCGAGGGCGACCGCAACCCCTGCGTCGTGCTCTCCGGCGTCCTGCACGACCCGTACACCGGCAAGGACCTTCCCTACTCCTACCGCCGCGCCTCGCAGATCCAGACCGACCACGTCGTCGCGCTCGGCGCGGCCTGGCGGGCCGGAGCCTGGGCCTGGACGGCGCGGAAGCGGCTGACGTACGCCAACGACCTCGACGTCCTGCTCGCCGCCGACAAGGCGACGAACTACACGAAGAGCAGCCAGACCCCCGACAAGTGGAAACCCCCGCGCAAGGAATACTGGTGCGAGTACGGCCGCCGCTGGACCGGGATCAAGGCGAAGTACCGGCTCACCGTCACGGCCCCCGAGAAACTGGCCCTCCAGGACCTCCTCGCCACCTGCTGA
- the hisS gene encoding histidine--tRNA ligase, whose protein sequence is MSTFKAPKGTYDLLPPDSAKYLAVREAIAAPLRNSGYGYVETPGFENVELFSRGVGESTDIVSKEMYAFETKGGDQLALRPEGTASVLRAALEANLHKAGNLPVKLWYSGSYYRYERPQKGRYRHFSQVGAEAIGIEDPAVDAELIILADQAYRTLGLSQFRILLNSLGDKECRPVYRAALQDFLRALDLDEETRRRIDINPLRVLDDKRDDVQKQLVGAPMLRDYLCDACKAYHEEVRELLTAEGVAYEDDPKLVRGLDYYTRTTFEFVHDGLGSQSAVGGGGRYDGLSEMIGGPALPSVGWALGVDRTVLALEAEGVQLELPSATSVFAVPLGDEARRVLFAKVTELRKAGVAADFSYGGKGLKGAMKNANRSGARFTIVAGERDLAEGVVQLKDMESGEQDAVAVDEIVAVLKGKLA, encoded by the coding sequence GTGAGCACCTTCAAGGCCCCCAAGGGCACCTACGACCTGCTCCCGCCGGACTCGGCGAAGTACCTGGCGGTGCGCGAGGCGATCGCCGCGCCGCTGCGGAACTCCGGGTACGGCTATGTGGAGACACCCGGCTTCGAGAACGTCGAGCTGTTCTCGCGCGGCGTCGGCGAGTCCACCGACATCGTCTCCAAGGAGATGTACGCCTTCGAGACCAAGGGCGGCGACCAGCTCGCCCTGCGTCCCGAGGGCACCGCGTCCGTGCTGCGCGCGGCCCTTGAGGCCAACCTGCACAAGGCGGGCAACCTCCCGGTCAAGCTCTGGTACTCCGGCTCGTACTACCGCTACGAGCGTCCGCAGAAGGGCCGCTACCGCCACTTCTCGCAGGTCGGTGCCGAGGCGATCGGTATCGAGGACCCGGCTGTCGACGCCGAGTTGATCATCCTCGCCGACCAGGCGTACCGCACGCTCGGCCTCTCCCAGTTCCGCATCCTGCTGAACTCCCTGGGCGACAAGGAGTGCCGCCCCGTCTACCGTGCCGCGCTGCAGGACTTCCTGCGCGCGCTCGACCTGGACGAGGAGACACGTCGACGTATCGACATCAACCCGCTGCGGGTCCTGGACGACAAGCGTGACGACGTCCAGAAGCAGCTGGTCGGCGCCCCGATGCTGCGCGACTACCTCTGCGACGCCTGCAAGGCGTACCACGAGGAGGTGCGCGAGCTCCTGACGGCGGAGGGCGTCGCCTACGAGGACGACCCGAAGCTGGTCCGCGGCCTGGACTACTACACCCGCACGACCTTCGAGTTCGTCCACGACGGCCTCGGCTCGCAGTCCGCGGTGGGCGGCGGCGGCCGCTACGACGGCCTCTCCGAGATGATCGGCGGCCCCGCGCTGCCGTCCGTCGGCTGGGCACTCGGCGTGGACCGCACGGTCCTCGCCCTGGAGGCGGAGGGCGTGCAGCTCGAACTGCCCTCGGCGACCAGCGTGTTCGCGGTGCCGCTCGGCGACGAGGCCAGGCGGGTCCTGTTCGCCAAGGTGACGGAGCTGCGCAAGGCGGGCGTCGCGGCCGACTTCTCGTACGGCGGCAAGGGCCTCAAGGGCGCCATGAAGAACGCCAACCGCAGCGGCGCGCGCTTCACGATCGTCGCCGGTGAGCGGGATCTCGCCGAGGGCGTCGTGCAGCTCAAGGACATGGAGTCCGGTGAGCAGGACGCGGTCGCGGTGGACGAGATCGTGGCCGTCCTGAAGGGCAAGCTGGCCTAG
- a CDS encoding vitamin K epoxide reductase family protein, with product MSKTTPASDSLPSEHDHGGGDADAPRGVGGSRAFALLLVITGAAGLLAAWVITLDKFKLLEDPDFTPGCSLNPVVSCGNIMKSEQASAFGFPNPMLGIAAYAVVICVGMSLLARARFPRWYWLTLNAGMLFGVGFCTWLMYQSLYEINSLCLWCCLAWVATIVMFWYVTSFNVRNGLLPAPSWLRTFFSEFTWVLPVLHVGIIGMLILTRWWDFWTS from the coding sequence ATGAGCAAGACGACCCCGGCAAGCGACAGCCTCCCCTCCGAGCACGATCACGGGGGAGGGGACGCGGACGCGCCACGCGGTGTCGGCGGGAGCCGTGCGTTCGCGCTGCTTCTGGTGATCACGGGTGCGGCGGGTCTGCTCGCGGCGTGGGTCATCACGCTGGACAAGTTCAAGCTTCTTGAGGACCCGGACTTCACGCCGGGCTGCAGCCTCAATCCGGTGGTCTCCTGCGGCAACATCATGAAGAGCGAGCAGGCGTCGGCCTTCGGGTTCCCGAACCCGATGCTGGGCATCGCCGCGTACGCCGTCGTGATCTGTGTCGGCATGAGCCTCCTTGCCCGCGCCCGCTTCCCGCGCTGGTACTGGTTGACGCTGAACGCGGGCATGCTCTTCGGGGTCGGTTTCTGCACGTGGCTGATGTACCAGTCGCTCTACGAGATCAACTCGCTGTGCCTGTGGTGCTGCCTGGCCTGGGTCGCCACGATCGTCATGTTCTGGTACGTCACGTCGTTCAACGTCCGCAACGGCCTGCTGCCCGCGCCCTCCTGGCTGCGTACGTTCTTCAGCGAGTTCACCTGGGTGCTTCCGGTGCTGCACGTCGGCATCATCGGCATGCTGATCCTCACGCGCTGGTGGGACTTCTGGACCAGCTGA
- a CDS encoding replication-associated recombination protein A — translation MEPDLFTAAAEDRQEKDPSTSPLAVRMRPRTLEEVVGQQHLLKQGSPLRRLVGEGEGGGGPAGPSSVFLWGPPGIGKTTLAYVVSKATNKRFVELSAITAGVKEVRAVIEGARRAMGGHGKETVLFLDEIHRFSKAQQDSLLPAVENRWVTLIAATTENPYFSIISPLLSRSLLLTLEPLTDDDLRGLLRRALTEERGLGGAVELPEDTEAHLLRISGGDARRALTALEAGAGSALAKGEKEITLQTLEESVDRAAVKYDRDGDQHYDVASALIKSIRGSDVDAALHYLARMIEAGEDPRFIARRLMISASEDIGLADPTALPTAVAAAQAVAMIGFPEAALTLSHATIALALAPKSNAATIAIQSAQADVRAGLAGPVPPHLRDGHYKGAAKLGHAQGYVYPHDVPGAIAAQQYAPDAVAAKRYYQPTRYGAEARYADVVERVRERLKGE, via the coding sequence GTGGAGCCCGACCTGTTTACCGCAGCTGCCGAGGACCGCCAGGAGAAGGACCCTTCGACGAGTCCCCTGGCCGTCCGGATGCGCCCGCGCACCCTCGAAGAAGTCGTCGGCCAGCAGCATCTGCTGAAGCAGGGCTCGCCCCTGCGGAGGCTGGTGGGCGAGGGCGAGGGCGGGGGAGGACCGGCGGGACCGTCGTCGGTGTTCCTCTGGGGACCGCCGGGCATCGGCAAGACCACCCTTGCGTACGTGGTCTCGAAGGCCACGAACAAGCGCTTCGTGGAGCTCTCCGCGATCACCGCCGGTGTGAAGGAAGTCCGCGCCGTCATCGAGGGCGCCCGGCGTGCGATGGGCGGCCACGGCAAGGAGACCGTCCTCTTCCTCGACGAGATCCACCGCTTCAGCAAGGCCCAGCAGGACTCCCTGCTCCCGGCCGTCGAGAACCGCTGGGTGACGCTGATCGCGGCGACCACCGAGAACCCGTACTTCTCGATCATCTCCCCGCTCCTGTCCCGCTCCCTCCTCCTCACGCTCGAACCGCTCACGGACGACGACCTGCGCGGCCTGCTGCGCCGGGCGCTCACCGAGGAGCGGGGCCTGGGCGGCGCGGTCGAGCTGCCCGAGGACACCGAGGCGCACCTCCTGCGGATCTCGGGCGGCGACGCCCGGCGCGCGCTCACCGCCCTGGAGGCGGGTGCGGGCTCGGCCCTCGCCAAGGGGGAGAAGGAGATCACCCTCCAGACCCTGGAGGAGTCGGTCGACCGGGCAGCCGTGAAGTACGACCGCGACGGCGACCAGCACTACGACGTCGCGAGCGCCCTCATCAAGTCCATCCGCGGTTCGGACGTCGACGCGGCCCTGCACTATCTGGCCCGGATGATCGAGGCGGGCGAGGACCCCCGCTTCATCGCACGGCGCCTGATGATCTCCGCGAGCGAGGACATCGGCCTCGCCGACCCCACCGCGCTGCCCACGGCGGTCGCCGCCGCCCAGGCCGTCGCCATGATCGGCTTTCCGGAGGCCGCGCTCACCCTCAGCCACGCGACGATCGCCCTCGCCCTGGCCCCGAAGTCGAACGCCGCGACGATCGCCATCCAGTCCGCCCAGGCAGACGTCCGCGCAGGTCTGGCGGGCCCCGTCCCGCCCCACCTGCGCGACGGGCACTACAAGGGGGCGGCCAAGCTCGGCCACGCCCAGGGCTATGTGTATCCGCACGACGTGCCGGGCGCGATCGCGGCCCAGCAGTACGCACCGGACGCGGTGGCCGCCAAGCGTTACTACCAACCCACGCGCTATGGAGCAGAGGCGCGGTACGCGGACGTGGTCGAGCGGGTGCGCGAGCGCCTCAAGGGCGAGTAG
- a CDS encoding DUF6167 family protein produces MFRRTFWFTAGAAAGVWATTKVNRKIKQLTPESLAAQAANKALEAGHKLKDFALDVRDGMAQREAELGEALGLEAPVDAELPGQRTVVVAIENGKTSKTDKNKQGKYLSKSKYSYNRNEDH; encoded by the coding sequence ATGTTCCGCCGTACGTTCTGGTTCACCGCGGGCGCCGCTGCCGGTGTGTGGGCCACCACCAAGGTCAACCGCAAGATCAAGCAACTGACCCCCGAGAGCCTCGCGGCGCAGGCCGCGAACAAGGCGCTCGAAGCGGGTCACAAGCTCAAGGACTTCGCTCTCGACGTCCGCGACGGCATGGCCCAGCGCGAGGCCGAACTGGGCGAGGCCCTGGGCCTCGAAGCCCCGGTCGACGCCGAACTCCCTGGGCAGCGCACGGTCGTCGTGGCCATCGAGAACGGCAAGACCAGCAAGACCGACAAGAACAAGCAGGGCAAGTACCTCTCGAAGTCGAAGTACTCGTACAACCGGAATGAGGACCACTGA
- a CDS encoding DUF948 domain-containing protein: MSGGEVAGILVAVFWAILVSFLAVALVRLAQTLKATTKLVADVTEQAVPLLADASSAVRSAQTQIDRVDAIASDVQEVTSNASALSTTVASTFGGPLVKVAAFGYGVRRALGRKAGPESDNVPSAPARRTVIVGRTVPSARRRGKRKKD, from the coding sequence GTGTCGGGTGGCGAGGTGGCCGGGATCCTGGTGGCCGTCTTCTGGGCGATCCTGGTCTCCTTCCTGGCCGTGGCGCTGGTGAGGCTGGCGCAGACGCTCAAGGCGACCACCAAGCTCGTCGCGGACGTGACCGAGCAGGCTGTGCCGCTCCTCGCGGACGCCTCCAGCGCGGTGCGCTCCGCGCAGACCCAGATCGACCGGGTCGACGCCATCGCCTCCGACGTCCAGGAGGTCACGTCGAACGCCTCGGCGCTCTCCACGACGGTGGCCTCCACCTTCGGCGGCCCCCTCGTCAAGGTCGCGGCGTTCGGATACGGCGTGCGCAGGGCCCTGGGCCGCAAGGCAGGACCCGAATCAGACAATGTGCCATCGGCACCCGCCCGACGTACCGTGATCGTGGGGCGCACCGTCCCCTCCGCGCGGCGGCGGGGCAAGCGGAAGAAGGACTGA
- the alaS gene encoding alanine--tRNA ligase, which yields MESAEIRRRWLSFFEERGHTVVPSASLIADDPTLLLVPAGMVPFKPYFLGEVKPQFSRATSVQKCVRTPDIEEVGKTTRHGTFFQMCGNFSFGDYFKEGAITYAWELLTSSVADGGYGLDPERLWVTVYLDDDEAETIWREKVGVPAERIQRLGKKDNYWSMGVPGPCGPCSEINYDRGPEFGVEGGPAVNDERYVEIWNLVFMQYERGEGTSKEDFEILGDLPSQNIDTGLGLERLAMILQGVQNMYETDTLRVVMDKATELTGVRYGAEQGSDVSLRVVADHMRTSVMLIGDGVTPGNEGRGYVLRRIMRRAIRNMRLMGATGPVAFELVDTVIKSMGEQYPELRSDRKRIETVALAEEAAFLKALKGGTNILDTAVTETKAAGGKVLSGDKAFLLHDTWGFPIDLTLEMAAEQGLSVDEDGFRRLMKEQRERAKADAQAKKTGHADLHAYREIADASGATDFTGYTLTENEAVIVGLLVNGVSSPAAREGDEVEVVLDRTPFYAEGGGQIADSGRIRLDNGAAVEIRDVQKPVPGVHVHKGVVLVGEITVGDQVWASIDVHRRRAIARAHSATHLTHQALRDALGPTAAQAGSENQPGRFRFDFGSPSAVPTAVMTDVEQKINEVLAHELDVQAEVMSIDEAKKQGAIAEFGEKYGERVRVVTIGDFSKELCGGTHVHNTAQLGLVKLLGESSIGSGVRRIEALVGVDAYNFLAKEHTVVAQLQELVKGRSEELPEKVSAMLGKLKDAEKEIEKFRAEKVLAAAAGLVESAKDVRGVALATGQVPDGTGADDLRKLVLDVRHRIPGDRPAVVALFTTANGRPLTVIATNEAARERGLKAGDLVRTAAKTLGGGGGGKPDVAQGGGQNVAAIGDAMAAVERLVAETA from the coding sequence ATGGAGTCGGCCGAGATTCGCCGCCGCTGGCTGAGCTTCTTCGAGGAGCGCGGGCACACCGTCGTCCCTTCGGCGTCGCTCATCGCGGACGACCCGACTCTGCTCCTCGTCCCCGCGGGCATGGTGCCCTTCAAGCCCTACTTCCTGGGCGAGGTCAAGCCGCAGTTCTCGCGCGCCACGAGCGTGCAGAAGTGCGTGCGTACGCCGGACATCGAAGAGGTCGGCAAGACCACCCGGCACGGCACGTTCTTCCAGATGTGCGGCAACTTCTCCTTCGGTGACTACTTCAAGGAAGGCGCCATCACGTACGCCTGGGAGCTGCTCACCAGCTCCGTGGCGGACGGTGGCTACGGCCTGGACCCCGAGCGCCTGTGGGTGACGGTCTACCTCGACGACGACGAGGCCGAGACCATCTGGCGCGAGAAGGTGGGCGTCCCCGCCGAGCGCATCCAGCGCCTGGGCAAGAAGGACAACTACTGGTCCATGGGCGTCCCCGGACCCTGCGGCCCCTGCTCCGAGATCAACTACGACCGCGGCCCCGAGTTCGGCGTCGAGGGCGGCCCGGCCGTCAACGACGAGCGGTACGTGGAGATCTGGAACCTGGTCTTCATGCAGTACGAGCGCGGCGAGGGCACCTCGAAGGAGGACTTCGAGATCCTCGGCGACCTGCCCAGCCAGAACATCGACACCGGCCTCGGTCTCGAACGTCTCGCCATGATCCTTCAGGGCGTACAGAACATGTACGAGACCGACACCCTGCGCGTCGTCATGGACAAGGCCACCGAGCTGACCGGCGTCCGCTACGGCGCCGAGCAGGGCTCGGACGTCTCCCTGCGCGTGGTCGCCGACCACATGCGCACGTCCGTGATGCTCATCGGCGACGGCGTCACGCCGGGCAACGAAGGCCGTGGTTACGTACTGCGCCGCATCATGCGCCGAGCCATCCGCAACATGCGCCTGATGGGCGCCACGGGCCCCGTCGCCTTCGAGCTCGTCGACACGGTCATCAAGTCGATGGGCGAGCAGTACCCCGAGCTCCGATCCGACCGCAAGCGCATCGAGACCGTCGCCCTCGCCGAAGAGGCCGCCTTCCTCAAGGCCCTCAAGGGCGGCACGAACATCCTCGACACCGCCGTCACCGAGACCAAGGCCGCGGGCGGCAAGGTCCTCTCCGGCGACAAGGCGTTCCTGCTGCACGACACGTGGGGCTTCCCGATCGACCTCACCCTGGAGATGGCCGCCGAACAGGGCCTTTCCGTGGACGAGGACGGCTTCCGGCGCCTGATGAAGGAGCAGCGGGAGCGGGCCAAGGCCGACGCCCAGGCCAAGAAGACCGGCCACGCCGATCTGCACGCCTACCGCGAGATCGCCGACGCCTCCGGCGCCACGGACTTCACCGGCTACACCCTCACCGAGAACGAGGCCGTGATCGTCGGCCTCCTGGTCAACGGCGTCTCGTCCCCCGCCGCCCGCGAGGGCGACGAGGTCGAGGTCGTCCTCGACCGCACCCCCTTCTACGCCGAGGGCGGCGGCCAGATCGCCGACTCCGGCCGGATCCGTCTCGACAACGGCGCAGCCGTCGAGATCCGTGACGTACAGAAGCCGGTCCCCGGCGTGCACGTCCACAAGGGTGTCGTCCTGGTCGGCGAGATCACCGTCGGCGACCAGGTCTGGGCCTCGATCGACGTGCACCGCCGCCGTGCCATCGCCCGCGCCCACTCCGCCACGCACCTCACGCACCAGGCGCTGCGCGACGCGCTCGGCCCGACGGCCGCCCAGGCCGGTTCCGAGAACCAGCCGGGCCGCTTCCGCTTCGACTTCGGCTCCCCGTCGGCCGTGCCCACGGCCGTCATGACGGACGTCGAGCAGAAGATCAACGAAGTGCTCGCCCACGAGCTCGACGTGCAGGCCGAGGTCATGTCGATCGACGAGGCCAAGAAGCAGGGCGCCATCGCCGAGTTCGGCGAGAAGTACGGCGAGCGCGTGCGCGTGGTCACCATCGGCGACTTCTCCAAGGAGCTGTGCGGCGGCACGCACGTCCACAACACCGCCCAGCTGGGCCTGGTGAAGCTGCTCGGCGAGTCGTCCATCGGTTCGGGTGTGCGCCGCATCGAGGCCCTGGTCGGCGTCGACGCGTACAACTTCCTGGCCAAGGAGCACACGGTCGTCGCCCAGCTCCAGGAGCTGGTCAAGGGCCGCTCCGAGGAGCTGCCCGAGAAGGTCTCCGCCATGCTCGGCAAGCTGAAGGACGCCGAGAAGGAGATCGAGAAGTTCCGCGCGGAGAAGGTTCTGGCGGCCGCCGCCGGTCTCGTCGAATCCGCTAAGGACGTACGAGGCGTCGCGCTCGCCACCGGACAGGTGCCGGACGGCACGGGCGCCGACGACCTGCGCAAGCTGGTCCTCGACGTGCGCCACCGCATCCCCGGCGACCGCCCGGCCGTGGTCGCTCTCTTCACCACGGCCAACGGCCGCCCGCTGACGGTCATCGCCACGAACGAAGCCGCACGCGAGCGCGGTCTCAAGGCCGGCGACCTCGTCCGTACGGCAGCCAAGACGCTCGGTGGCGGTGGCGGCGGCAAGCCGGACGTCGCCCAGGGCGGCGGCCAGAACGTCGCGGCCATCGGCGACGCCATGGCGGCCGTCGAACGCCTCGTCGCAGAGACGGCCTGA